In Geobacillus kaustophilus, a genomic segment contains:
- a CDS encoding MDR family MFS transporter, producing MPRALWWLLVGMALNVTGASFLWPLNTIYLHEQLGQPLAVAGVVLMLNSGGSVIGSLAGGFLFDRIGGFRVLLAGAVLTMAALAGLSVWHGWPHYAVWLALVGIGSGVVFPAASAYAGAIWPDGGRRAFNALYVAQNIGVAVGSALGGLVASYSFSLVFFANLLLYVAFLFTIIAGLRRVPILPPPRKKRPGEAERAPSRAVGWALALLCAGYGLCWLSYVQWSTTIAAYTRELGIPVGQYSLLWTINGALIVLAQPVLARVIRRFMPTLKRQIVIGFLIFAVSFAMLLGANSFAEFAASMIVLTIAEMIVWPAIPAAVNEWAPPGKAGFYQGIVNGTATAGRMIGPVIGGWIADALGMKLLIGLLAAFALLAVAAALLYDRWLPKPTEKAGEKTAATV from the coding sequence ATGCCCCGCGCTCTTTGGTGGCTGCTTGTCGGCATGGCGCTCAATGTGACAGGGGCGTCGTTTCTATGGCCGCTAAACACGATCTATTTGCACGAACAGCTCGGCCAGCCGCTCGCGGTCGCGGGTGTCGTGCTCATGCTCAACTCTGGGGGAAGCGTCATCGGCAGCTTGGCCGGCGGCTTTTTGTTTGACCGGATCGGCGGGTTTCGCGTTTTGTTGGCCGGTGCGGTGTTGACGATGGCCGCGCTCGCCGGCTTAAGCGTTTGGCACGGATGGCCGCACTATGCCGTATGGCTGGCGCTTGTCGGCATCGGCAGCGGCGTCGTCTTTCCGGCGGCGTCGGCGTACGCCGGGGCGATTTGGCCGGACGGGGGGCGGCGGGCGTTCAACGCTCTTTATGTCGCGCAAAACATCGGCGTCGCCGTCGGTTCGGCGCTTGGCGGGCTTGTCGCTTCATATTCGTTCTCGCTCGTTTTTTTCGCCAATCTTTTGTTGTATGTTGCGTTTTTGTTCACGATTATTGCCGGGTTGCGGCGCGTTCCGATTTTGCCGCCGCCGAGAAAGAAACGACCCGGAGAAGCGGAAAGAGCGCCATCCCGCGCCGTGGGCTGGGCGCTCGCTCTCCTTTGCGCCGGCTATGGACTGTGCTGGTTGAGCTATGTCCAATGGTCGACGACGATCGCCGCCTATACGCGCGAGCTCGGGATACCGGTGGGGCAGTACAGCTTGCTTTGGACGATCAACGGCGCGTTGATCGTCTTGGCCCAGCCGGTGCTGGCGCGGGTGATCCGCCGCTTCATGCCGACGTTGAAGCGGCAAATCGTGATCGGTTTTCTTATTTTCGCCGTTTCGTTTGCCATGCTGTTGGGGGCGAATTCGTTTGCTGAGTTTGCCGCGTCCATGATTGTGCTCACGATCGCTGAGATGATCGTCTGGCCGGCGATTCCGGCCGCGGTGAACGAATGGGCGCCGCCGGGGAAGGCTGGGTTTTATCAAGGAATTGTCAACGGAACGGCCACGGCCGGACGGATGATTGGACCGGTCATCGGCGGTTGGATTGCTGACGCCTTAGGAATGAAGCTGCTCATCGGGCTGCTCGCCGCGTTTGCCCTGTTGGCGGTGGCTGCGGCGCTTTTGTACGACCGCTGGCTGCCGAAGCCGACGGAAAAGGCGGGAGAAAAAACAGCTGCGACCGTATAG
- a CDS encoding YtzC family protein, giving the protein MATRQSVEEFLQRCEDVIRYAKEQYTEAQKQEHYNITEYTNAQQMLEQTVIDLAHLARSCNAQQREQLHRMRLQLEQLQNDMILLDR; this is encoded by the coding sequence ATGGCGACAAGACAATCCGTTGAGGAATTTTTGCAGCGGTGTGAAGATGTGATCCGCTACGCGAAAGAGCAATATACGGAAGCGCAAAAGCAGGAGCATTACAACATCACCGAATACACGAACGCCCAGCAGATGCTCGAACAGACGGTCATCGATTTGGCGCACTTGGCGCGGAGCTGCAACGCCCAGCAGCGCGAGCAGCTGCATCGGATGCGGCTCCAGCTTGAGCAATTGCAAAACGACATGATTTTGCTTGACCGCTGA
- a CDS encoding class I SAM-dependent methyltransferase, which produces MALMNILPFARFLLDQAVNEGDIAVDATVGNGHDTVYLAERVGDFGHVFGFDIQPEAITAASARLAEHGLCGRATLFERSHSEMLEALPADVHRRIAGAVFNLGYLPGGNKQIVTKPESTIAAIDQLLSIMKPGGVIVLVVYHDHPEGKRERDALLDYVRSLDQRRVHALKYEFINRQNDPPFLLALETRADKGAQISDPAPFADTSKRPPL; this is translated from the coding sequence ATGGCTTTGATGAACATTTTGCCGTTTGCCCGCTTTTTGCTTGATCAAGCGGTCAACGAAGGCGACATCGCCGTCGACGCGACCGTCGGCAACGGACACGACACCGTGTATTTGGCCGAACGCGTCGGGGATTTCGGCCATGTGTTCGGCTTTGACATTCAGCCTGAGGCCATCACCGCCGCTTCCGCCCGCCTCGCGGAACATGGGCTATGCGGGCGGGCGACGTTGTTCGAGCGAAGCCATAGCGAAATGCTTGAGGCGCTTCCCGCAGATGTACACAGGCGCATCGCCGGCGCGGTGTTCAACCTCGGCTATTTGCCGGGCGGCAATAAGCAAATCGTCACCAAGCCGGAATCGACGATCGCCGCGATTGATCAACTGCTTTCCATCATGAAGCCGGGCGGCGTCATCGTCCTTGTCGTCTACCACGACCATCCCGAAGGAAAGCGCGAACGCGACGCGCTCCTGGATTACGTCCGCTCCCTTGATCAGCGGCGCGTCCACGCCTTGAAATACGAATTCATCAATCGGCAAAACGACCCACCGTTTTTGCTCGCGCTCGAAACCCGGGCGGATAAGGGCGCCCAAATCTCGGATCCCGCCCCTTTTGCCGATACAAGCAAACGGCCGCCCTTATGA